In Streptomyces chartreusis NRRL 3882, the following are encoded in one genomic region:
- a CDS encoding FadR/GntR family transcriptional regulator: MPLGAVRPSPLVEQAAARLREQIAGGAWPVGTRLPGETTLAKELGVGRSTVREALRALAGAGLVQPRQGAGVFVIATEPVEDWPTRLRRAAVTDVYEVRMAIEVHAARLAARRRTPEDVTALRAALEGRRAAGTADDAAFVDADIAFHAAVIAAAHNPVLADLFAEFSPVLREGLIELLSLTGLRADDPDTGDQAHEALVRAVADGDAERAAEVLRGELEDPFAPSPKPE; this comes from the coding sequence ATGCCGCTAGGCGCCGTCCGCCCCAGCCCCCTGGTCGAGCAGGCCGCCGCCCGGCTGCGCGAGCAGATCGCCGGCGGCGCATGGCCGGTCGGCACCCGGCTGCCCGGTGAGACGACGCTGGCGAAGGAACTGGGCGTGGGCCGCTCCACCGTCCGCGAGGCGCTGCGCGCGCTCGCCGGAGCCGGGCTGGTCCAACCCCGTCAGGGCGCCGGCGTGTTCGTCATCGCGACCGAGCCGGTCGAGGACTGGCCGACCCGGCTGCGCCGGGCCGCCGTGACCGACGTCTACGAGGTCCGGATGGCGATCGAGGTGCACGCGGCCCGGCTCGCCGCGCGCCGCCGCACCCCCGAGGACGTCACGGCGCTCCGGGCCGCGCTGGAGGGCCGCCGCGCCGCCGGCACGGCCGACGACGCCGCCTTCGTCGACGCGGACATCGCCTTCCACGCCGCCGTGATCGCCGCCGCCCACAACCCGGTGCTCGCCGACCTGTTCGCCGAGTTCAGCCCCGTCCTGCGCGAGGGCCTGATCGAGCTGCTGTCCCTGACCGGCCTGCGCGCCGACGACCCGGACACCGGCGACCAGGCGCACGAGGCACTCGTCCGGGCGGTGGCCGACGGGGACGCGGAGCGGGCGGCGGAGGTGCTGCGCGGGGAACTGGAGGACCCGTTCGCACCCTCCCCGAAGCCGGAATAG
- a CDS encoding glycoside hydrolase family 25 protein: protein MLRGIDVSAYQSSSYDTDGLSFVFVKATEGRSYVNPRLAAQTRRARDHGLVVGFYHFLWPGNLGAQAEYFVSKAPDRPGDILAVDWETTSDGTHASNAEKDLFIRKLKDLRPDNQVVLYANRDFWLNVDTTSYAGDGLWIADYVSAGKPRIKAKWRFHQYTDDPLDKNVADFASKAALREWAEDA from the coding sequence ATGCTGCGCGGCATCGACGTGAGCGCCTACCAGTCCTCCTCCTACGACACCGACGGCCTGTCCTTCGTCTTCGTCAAGGCGACCGAGGGTCGTTCCTACGTCAACCCCAGACTCGCCGCCCAGACGAGACGCGCCCGGGACCACGGGCTGGTCGTCGGCTTCTACCACTTCCTCTGGCCCGGCAACCTCGGCGCCCAGGCCGAGTACTTCGTCAGCAAGGCCCCGGACCGGCCGGGGGACATCCTCGCCGTCGACTGGGAGACGACCAGTGACGGAACGCACGCGAGCAACGCGGAGAAGGACCTGTTCATCCGGAAGCTGAAGGATCTCCGGCCGGACAACCAGGTCGTCCTCTACGCCAACCGCGACTTCTGGCTCAACGTCGACACGACCTCCTACGCGGGCGACGGCCTGTGGATCGCCGACTACGTCAGCGCGGGCAAGCCCCGCATCAAGGCGAAGTGGCGCTTCCACCAGTACACGGACGACCCGCTGGACAAGAACGTGGCCGACTTCGCGAGCAAGGCGGCACTGCGGGAGTGGGCGGAGGACGCCTGA
- a CDS encoding EF-hand domain-containing protein — MADIEEARKQFERIDTDGDGFITAAEFKTALARSGDWNVTESVAEVVIKTRDLDGDKRLSFDEFWAYLNK; from the coding sequence GTGGCGGACATCGAGGAAGCACGCAAGCAGTTCGAGCGGATCGATACGGACGGTGACGGATTCATCACCGCTGCCGAGTTCAAGACCGCCCTGGCCCGGTCCGGTGACTGGAACGTCACCGAGTCGGTCGCCGAGGTCGTCATCAAGACCCGCGACCTCGACGGCGACAAGAGGCTGAGCTTCGACGAGTTCTGGGCCTACCTGAACAAGTGA
- a CDS encoding MerR family transcriptional regulator — translation MTDDGTGLLTIGELARVTGLTVRTIRYWSDEGALPPVARSVGGYRLYDAASVARLELIRTLRELGLGLADVRRVLAGETTVAQVAAAHVVALDAQIRSLKVARAVLSTVAQRGSDAEEMTLVNRLARLSAAERRRIVEEFVDEVFHGLDTADPMIRERMRNTAADLPEEPTPQQVDAWLELAEMLQDPDFRAEMRKVAEFNAADRGHDTPAGTSLWFSRRLVQLGARARERGIAPDSPEAAEVLRELLGDADPGAVLDRLRSHATHRVARYRELLAVVKGAGPEAAYREEFAWVVAALEAHTGS, via the coding sequence ATGACCGACGACGGCACCGGACTGCTCACCATCGGGGAACTGGCCCGGGTCACCGGACTGACCGTGCGCACCATCCGGTACTGGTCCGACGAGGGCGCGCTGCCCCCGGTGGCCCGGTCCGTGGGCGGCTACCGGCTGTACGACGCCGCGTCCGTGGCGCGTCTGGAGCTGATCCGGACCCTGCGCGAACTCGGCCTCGGCCTGGCGGACGTCCGCCGGGTGCTGGCCGGCGAGACGACCGTCGCGCAGGTCGCCGCGGCGCACGTGGTCGCACTGGACGCGCAGATCCGGTCGCTCAAGGTGGCCCGTGCGGTGCTGTCGACCGTGGCGCAACGTGGTTCGGACGCGGAGGAGATGACGCTCGTGAACAGACTGGCACGGCTGTCGGCGGCCGAACGGCGGCGCATCGTGGAGGAGTTCGTGGACGAGGTGTTCCACGGGCTGGACACGGCCGACCCGATGATCCGCGAACGCATGCGGAACACCGCCGCCGACCTGCCCGAGGAACCGACACCCCAGCAGGTGGACGCCTGGCTGGAGCTGGCCGAGATGCTCCAGGACCCGGACTTCAGGGCCGAGATGCGCAAGGTCGCCGAGTTCAACGCGGCCGACCGCGGTCATGACACACCCGCCGGGACCTCCCTGTGGTTCTCCCGGCGGCTCGTGCAACTGGGCGCCCGGGCCCGCGAGCGGGGCATCGCCCCCGACTCGCCGGAGGCCGCCGAGGTGCTGCGCGAGCTGCTGGGCGACGCCGACCCCGGCGCGGTGCTGGACCGGCTGCGGTCGCACGCCACCCACCGGGTCGCCCGCTACCGCGAGTTGCTCGCCGTCGTGAAGGGAGCCGGGCCCGAGGCGGCGTACCGCGAGGAGTTCGCCTGGGTGGTCGCCGCGCTGGAGGCACACACGGGCAGCTAA
- a CDS encoding SpoIIE family protein phosphatase yields the protein MAPVRDEFDASPPAEPRDLLDASHDAVALVSTAGRVIGWTRGAEALLGHSGAEVVGRPAANLLAMPGDPVRVARIAERCRAGMGWSGRVSVWRRDGGPVEVGLRVSGSFHVGEDECFLISAREERQQWTMGQSVLDGFLTRSPVGMAVMDLDLRYVWLNDTLERFGGVPREQRLGRRLGELLPGLQAETLEGVMRKVLTTGVPVTDYEYMGWSWADPHRQHAYSTSFFPLVDAGDSVTGLCYMVMDVTERWNARRLLALVSEAGTSIGRTLDVMRTAQELADFAVPRFADFVIVDLLEPVLTGEGQGLWLPDAGPAPARPVMRRAGMSSVRQGCPEAVAQIGDKVDFVPPPHDANLLVDGEPIFIPVLDPSDRLWTTEQPARAASIREFGLHSLISVPMRARDTVLGLATFTRSLNPTSFQQDDVLLARELVARAALCVDNARRYTREHTAAVTLQRSLLPHALTGGTALEVASHYLPADASDGVGGDWFDVIPLSGARVGLVIGDVVGHGLTAAATMGRLRTAVQTLADMDMPPDELLAHLDDLVLRLSEERTTDRTADQTITAFLGATCLYAVYDPVTQRCTLARAGHPPPVLVTPDGRVSFPELPAGPPLGLGGMAFEATEIELPENSVFGLYTDGLVEGTDRDIERGMSRLGHLLCSPGSDLETLCADAVRQLVPVPQPDDVALLLARTHALGPDRVASWDVPLDPAVVGDVRAGATRQVEAWHCQELAMTTELIVSELVTNAIRYASGPVRLRLLRDARLTCEVADGSSTAPRLRHARSTDEGGRGLFLVAQLSHRWGARYTPGGKIIWAEQEIP from the coding sequence ATGGCGCCTGTGCGAGATGAATTCGACGCGTCTCCGCCCGCAGAACCGCGCGATCTCCTCGATGCGTCCCACGACGCGGTCGCGCTGGTGTCCACGGCCGGCCGGGTGATCGGCTGGACGCGGGGCGCCGAAGCGCTCCTCGGCCACTCCGGTGCGGAGGTGGTCGGGCGCCCCGCCGCGAACCTGCTGGCGATGCCCGGGGACCCGGTACGCGTGGCCCGTATCGCGGAGCGGTGCCGCGCGGGAATGGGCTGGAGCGGCCGGGTCTCGGTGTGGCGCCGCGACGGCGGCCCTGTCGAGGTCGGCCTGCGCGTGTCCGGGTCCTTTCACGTCGGCGAGGACGAGTGTTTTCTGATCTCGGCACGGGAGGAGCGGCAGCAGTGGACCATGGGCCAGTCCGTCCTCGACGGCTTCCTGACCCGCTCACCGGTCGGCATGGCGGTGATGGATCTGGACCTGCGCTACGTCTGGCTGAACGACACCCTGGAACGCTTCGGCGGCGTACCACGTGAGCAGCGCCTGGGACGCCGTCTGGGCGAGCTGCTTCCGGGACTGCAGGCGGAGACCCTCGAGGGCGTGATGCGCAAGGTGCTCACGACCGGCGTCCCGGTCACCGACTACGAGTACATGGGATGGAGTTGGGCGGACCCGCACCGTCAGCACGCCTACTCCACCTCGTTCTTCCCGTTGGTGGACGCCGGCGACTCCGTCACCGGGCTGTGTTACATGGTCATGGACGTCACCGAGCGCTGGAACGCCCGCCGGCTGCTGGCGCTGGTCAGCGAAGCCGGCACCAGCATCGGCAGGACGCTGGACGTGATGCGCACGGCGCAGGAACTCGCCGACTTCGCTGTTCCCCGCTTCGCCGACTTCGTCATCGTCGACCTTCTCGAACCGGTCCTGACCGGGGAGGGCCAGGGGCTCTGGTTGCCCGACGCCGGGCCGGCCCCGGCCCGGCCGGTGATGCGCCGGGCCGGAATGAGCTCCGTGCGACAGGGCTGCCCGGAGGCCGTCGCACAGATAGGGGACAAGGTCGACTTCGTTCCCCCGCCGCACGACGCGAACCTGCTCGTCGACGGCGAACCGATCTTCATCCCCGTTCTCGACCCGAGCGATCGCCTGTGGACCACCGAGCAGCCGGCCAGGGCCGCCAGCATCCGCGAGTTCGGCCTGCACTCCCTCATCTCCGTGCCGATGCGGGCGCGCGACACCGTCCTCGGTCTCGCCACGTTCACACGATCGCTGAATCCCACCTCGTTCCAGCAGGACGACGTGCTGCTGGCTCGGGAGCTGGTGGCGCGGGCGGCGCTGTGCGTCGACAACGCCCGCCGCTACACCCGGGAACACACGGCGGCGGTCACGTTGCAGCGCAGCCTGCTGCCCCATGCCCTGACGGGTGGAACAGCGCTGGAGGTGGCCTCCCACTACCTGCCGGCAGACGCGTCGGACGGGGTCGGCGGCGACTGGTTCGACGTGATCCCGCTGTCCGGCGCCCGTGTGGGACTGGTCATCGGTGATGTGGTCGGCCACGGCCTCACCGCGGCGGCGACGATGGGCCGGTTGCGCACCGCCGTACAGACCCTCGCGGACATGGACATGCCCCCCGATGAGCTGCTGGCTCACCTCGACGACCTGGTGCTGCGGCTGAGCGAGGAGCGGACCACCGACCGGACGGCCGACCAGACCATCACGGCCTTCCTCGGAGCGACCTGTCTGTACGCCGTCTACGACCCGGTGACACAGCGGTGCACGCTGGCCCGGGCCGGCCATCCGCCCCCGGTCCTCGTCACTCCGGACGGGCGCGTCTCCTTCCCGGAGCTCCCCGCCGGGCCTCCGCTCGGGCTGGGCGGGATGGCCTTCGAGGCCACCGAGATCGAGCTCCCCGAGAACAGCGTCTTCGGCCTCTATACCGACGGCCTCGTCGAAGGGACCGACCGCGACATCGAGCGCGGCATGTCCCGTCTCGGGCACCTGCTGTGCTCGCCCGGCTCCGACCTGGAAACGCTGTGCGCGGACGCGGTGCGCCAGCTCGTTCCCGTGCCGCAGCCCGACGACGTCGCCCTCCTGCTCGCCCGCACCCACGCCCTGGGCCCCGATCGGGTCGCCTCCTGGGACGTGCCGCTGGACCCGGCCGTCGTCGGTGACGTCCGGGCCGGCGCGACGCGTCAGGTCGAGGCGTGGCACTGTCAGGAGCTGGCCATGACGACGGAGCTCATCGTGAGCGAGCTCGTCACCAACGCGATCCGCTACGCCTCGGGCCCCGTACGCCTGCGACTGCTCCGTGACGCCCGCCTGACCTGCGAGGTCGCCGACGGCAGCAGTACGGCTCCGCGTCTGAGGCATGCCCGCAGCACGGACGAAGGCGGCCGCGGGCTCTTCCTCGTGGCTCAGCTCTCCCATCGCTGGGGTGCTCGGTACACACCCGGAGGAAAGATCATCTGGGCCGAGCAGGAGATCCCGTGA
- a CDS encoding ATP-binding protein: protein MPLAYAVGSPVRTPFPGVFSPGTAPGGAPGGHDGGMAGLEGMEQPRGHAHAAAARWSPTVEDERALKALELYGNPTEAEVPLPSRPESAATARRLTQVVVLRHWGLPPKTTEEAVLLVSELVGNAVRHTGARVFGLRLHRRRGWMRVEVRDPSRGLPCLMPVQELDISGRGLFLVDKLADRWGVDLLPRGKTTWFEMRVNDR, encoded by the coding sequence CTGCCCTTGGCATATGCCGTCGGCTCGCCGGTCCGCACCCCGTTCCCGGGGGTGTTTTCCCCGGGAACGGCCCCCGGGGGCGCTCCGGGCGGCCATGATGGGGGCATGGCGGGGCTGGAGGGTATGGAACAGCCGCGGGGACACGCACATGCGGCCGCGGCGCGCTGGTCGCCGACCGTCGAGGACGAACGCGCGCTGAAGGCGCTGGAGTTGTACGGCAATCCGACGGAGGCGGAGGTCCCCCTGCCGTCCCGCCCCGAGTCCGCGGCCACCGCCAGACGACTGACCCAGGTCGTGGTCCTGCGCCACTGGGGACTCCCCCCCAAGACCACCGAGGAAGCGGTTTTACTCGTCTCCGAGCTGGTGGGCAACGCCGTACGCCACACCGGCGCCCGGGTCTTCGGGTTGCGTCTGCACCGGCGCCGCGGCTGGATGCGCGTCGAGGTCCGTGACCCGTCCCGGGGACTGCCCTGTCTGATGCCGGTCCAGGAGCTCGACATCAGTGGCCGGGGGCTGTTCCTCGTCGACAAGCTGGCCGACCGCTGGGGGGTCGATCTGCTGCCCCGCGGGAAGACCACGTGGTTCGAGATGCGGGTCAACGACCGCTGA
- a CDS encoding YncE family protein produces the protein MHRHLVKSALVAGVALAVLAACGTEGGERPSETRGTKAAVPAPREKKPVDGLPGMPPVLDPEDVYAADRPNRLSPVVKDFPSRVYVPNTESDTVSVIDPKTYEIIETIPVGRQPQHVVPSWDLKTLWVNNNRGHTLTPIDPKTGKAGKEVEVHDPYNLYFTPNGKYAVVMASLDRELVFRDPHTMKRRKTVPVSCYGVNHADFSLDGRYFIVSCEFSGELLKVDTEKMKVVGQQRLPFEGAMPQDVKVSPDGKKFYIADMMAHGMWVLDGDKFTEPTLMPTGKGCHGLYVSRDSREMYVSNRGEGTISVFDFTQGKLTRKWQLPDGGSPDMGGVSADGKVLWLSGRYDGEVYAIDTRTGTQLARIPVGSGPHGLAVYPQPGRYSLGHTGIFR, from the coding sequence ATGCACCGCCACCTTGTCAAAAGCGCCCTCGTCGCGGGCGTCGCCCTCGCCGTCCTCGCCGCCTGCGGCACCGAGGGCGGGGAACGGCCCTCCGAGACACGCGGCACCAAGGCCGCCGTGCCCGCGCCGCGCGAGAAGAAGCCCGTCGACGGGCTGCCCGGGATGCCGCCCGTCCTCGACCCCGAGGACGTGTACGCGGCCGACCGCCCGAACAGACTGTCCCCCGTGGTCAAGGACTTCCCGTCCCGGGTCTACGTCCCCAACACCGAGTCCGACACGGTCTCCGTCATCGACCCGAAGACGTACGAGATCATCGAGACGATCCCCGTGGGCCGGCAGCCCCAGCACGTCGTCCCCTCCTGGGACCTGAAGACGCTCTGGGTCAACAACAACCGCGGCCATACCCTCACCCCGATCGACCCCAAGACCGGCAAGGCGGGCAAGGAGGTCGAGGTCCACGACCCGTACAACCTCTACTTCACGCCCAACGGCAAGTACGCCGTCGTCATGGCCTCCCTCGACCGCGAACTGGTCTTCCGCGACCCGCACACCATGAAGCGCAGGAAGACGGTCCCGGTCTCCTGCTACGGCGTCAACCACGCCGACTTCTCCCTCGACGGCCGCTACTTCATCGTCTCCTGCGAGTTCAGCGGCGAACTGCTCAAGGTCGACACGGAGAAGATGAAGGTCGTCGGACAGCAGCGACTGCCGTTCGAGGGCGCCATGCCGCAGGACGTGAAGGTCTCGCCCGACGGCAAGAAGTTCTACATCGCCGACATGATGGCCCACGGCATGTGGGTCCTGGACGGCGACAAGTTCACCGAGCCCACCCTGATGCCCACCGGCAAGGGCTGCCACGGCCTGTACGTCAGCCGGGACTCGCGCGAGATGTACGTGTCCAACCGCGGCGAGGGCACGATCTCCGTCTTCGACTTCACCCAGGGCAAGCTGACCAGGAAGTGGCAGCTGCCCGACGGCGGCAGCCCCGACATGGGCGGTGTGTCCGCCGACGGCAAGGTGCTGTGGCTGTCCGGCCGCTACGACGGCGAGGTGTACGCCATCGACACCCGCACCGGCACCCAGCTCGCCCGCATCCCCGTCGGCAGCGGCCCGCACGGCCTCGCGGTCTACCCGCAGCCCGGCCGCTACTCGCTCGGCCACACGGGCATCTTCCGGTGA
- a CDS encoding L-serine ammonia-lyase produces the protein MAISVFDLFSIGIGPSSSHTVGPMRAARMFARRLRNEELLAPTAKVRAELYGSLGATGHGHGTPKAVLLGLEGDSPRTVDVETADERVETIKAAGRLRLLGEHEIAFSYDDDMVLHRRKALPYHANGMTLWAYDSSGAELLTKTYYSVGGGFVVDEEAVGADRIKLDDTVLKYPFRTGDELLRMAQETGLSISALMLENERAWRTEEEIRAGLLEIWRVMEACVARGMSREGILPGGLKVRRRAANTARKLRSEGDPKALAMEWITLYAMAVNEENAAGGRVVTAPTNGAAGIIPAVLHYYVNFVPGADEEGVVRFLLAAGAIGMLFKENASISGAEVGCQGEVGSACSMAAGALAEVLGGSPEQVENAAEIGMEHNLGLTCDPVGGLVQIPCIERNGMAAVKAVTAARMAMRGDGSHKVSLDKVIKTMKDTGADMSVKYKETARGGLAVNIIEC, from the coding sequence GTGGCCATCTCGGTCTTCGACCTGTTCTCGATCGGCATCGGCCCGTCCAGCTCCCACACCGTGGGTCCGATGCGCGCGGCCCGGATGTTCGCCCGGCGGCTGCGCAACGAGGAACTGCTCGCCCCGACCGCGAAGGTCCGCGCCGAGCTGTACGGCTCCCTCGGCGCCACCGGCCACGGCCACGGCACGCCCAAGGCGGTGCTGCTCGGCCTGGAGGGCGACTCGCCGCGCACGGTGGACGTGGAGACGGCCGACGAACGGGTGGAGACGATCAAGGCCGCCGGCCGGCTGAGGCTGCTGGGCGAGCACGAGATCGCGTTCTCCTACGACGACGACATGGTCCTGCACCGTCGCAAGGCCCTGCCGTACCACGCGAACGGCATGACCCTGTGGGCGTACGACTCCTCGGGCGCGGAGCTGCTGACGAAGACGTACTACTCGGTCGGCGGCGGCTTCGTCGTCGACGAGGAAGCGGTCGGCGCCGACCGCATCAAGCTCGACGACACCGTGCTGAAGTACCCCTTCCGCACGGGCGACGAGCTGCTGCGCATGGCCCAGGAGACCGGCCTGTCCATCTCGGCGCTGATGCTGGAGAACGAGCGCGCCTGGCGCACCGAGGAGGAGATCCGCGCCGGTCTGCTGGAGATCTGGCGGGTGATGGAGGCGTGCGTGGCACGCGGCATGTCCCGCGAGGGCATCCTGCCGGGCGGTCTGAAGGTACGCCGCAGGGCCGCGAACACCGCCCGCAAACTGCGCTCCGAGGGCGACCCGAAGGCCCTCGCCATGGAGTGGATCACCCTCTACGCGATGGCGGTCAACGAGGAGAACGCGGCCGGGGGCAGGGTCGTCACGGCGCCGACGAACGGCGCGGCCGGCATCATCCCGGCCGTCCTGCACTACTACGTCAACTTCGTGCCGGGCGCCGACGAGGAGGGCGTGGTCCGCTTCCTGCTCGCCGCGGGCGCGATCGGCATGCTCTTCAAGGAGAACGCGTCCATCTCCGGCGCCGAGGTCGGCTGCCAGGGCGAGGTCGGCTCGGCCTGCTCGATGGCGGCGGGCGCGCTGGCCGAGGTCCTCGGCGGTTCTCCGGAACAGGTCGAGAACGCCGCCGAGATCGGCATGGAGCACAACCTCGGCCTCACCTGCGACCCGGTCGGCGGCCTGGTCCAGATCCCGTGCATCGAGCGCAACGGCATGGCCGCGGTGAAGGCCGTCACGGCCGCGCGCATGGCGATGCGGGGCGACGGCTCCCACAAGGTGTCCCTGGACAAGGTCATCAAGACGATGAAGGACACCGGCGCGGACATGTCGGTGAAGTACAAGGAGACGGCCCGGGGCGGGCTGGCGGTGAACATCATCGAGTGCTGA
- a CDS encoding 2-isopropylmalate synthase, translating into MTTTPAPVWNPQRPGPMPFHRYRPFQERVHVPAADRDWPAARIERAPLWVPVDLRDGNQALAEPMDTPRKRRFFDLLTGMGFKEIEVGYPSASRTDFDFVRHLVTSGAVPDDVTPVVFTPARRDLIDRTFEAIEGLPRAVVHLYIATSPVWRDVVLRRGRAEVWRTVREAAEHMARRADRASCVRFQFSPETFNLTEPDFVLELCDGLTGLWDASPDRPVTHNLPATVEIATPNVYADQIEYVHRHLSRRDSVILSVHPHNDRGTGVACAELAVLAGAQRVEGCLFGNGERTGNVDLVTLALNLYAQGVDPMIDFRDIDTVRETVEHCNRLPVHPRHPYAGELVHTAFSGTHQDAISKGLARHAELARELGVPERRAPWSVPYLPIDPADVGRSYEAVIRVNSQSGKGGTAYLLRTHHGVDLPARMRPDFSRTVQEATDDSGREMTAKELYALFRATYLVEDGEVALEAWSVHRDEAGGHRFVCTLRTGDRTGDYEGTGTGPVSAFVDALAGAGITVDVLDFCERTGDEGTDAFAECRAGGRTSWGAGRDSSALGASVRAVLSAVNRALR; encoded by the coding sequence ATGACCACCACCCCTGCCCCGGTCTGGAACCCCCAGCGCCCGGGCCCCATGCCCTTCCACCGCTACCGTCCCTTTCAGGAGCGCGTGCACGTGCCCGCCGCGGACCGCGACTGGCCCGCCGCCCGGATCGAGCGCGCTCCCCTCTGGGTCCCCGTCGACCTGCGCGACGGCAACCAGGCCCTCGCCGAGCCGATGGACACGCCCCGCAAGCGCCGCTTCTTCGACCTGCTGACCGGCATGGGCTTCAAGGAGATCGAGGTCGGCTACCCCTCGGCGAGCCGCACCGACTTCGACTTCGTACGGCACCTGGTGACCTCCGGTGCCGTACCGGACGATGTCACGCCCGTCGTGTTCACCCCGGCCCGCCGGGACCTGATCGACCGCACCTTCGAGGCGATCGAGGGGCTGCCGAGGGCTGTCGTGCACCTGTACATCGCGACCTCGCCGGTGTGGCGGGACGTCGTCCTCAGGCGGGGCCGGGCCGAGGTGTGGCGGACCGTGCGGGAGGCCGCCGAGCACATGGCCCGCCGGGCGGACCGGGCCTCCTGCGTCCGCTTCCAGTTCTCCCCGGAGACCTTCAACCTGACCGAGCCGGACTTCGTCCTGGAACTGTGCGACGGGCTGACCGGGCTGTGGGACGCGAGCCCGGACCGGCCGGTCACCCACAACCTCCCGGCGACCGTGGAGATCGCGACACCGAACGTCTACGCCGACCAGATCGAGTACGTGCACCGCCACCTGTCCCGCCGCGACAGCGTGATCCTGTCCGTGCACCCGCACAACGACCGCGGCACCGGCGTGGCCTGCGCCGAACTGGCCGTGCTGGCCGGTGCCCAGCGCGTCGAGGGCTGCCTGTTCGGCAACGGGGAGCGCACCGGCAACGTCGACCTGGTGACCCTGGCGCTCAACCTCTACGCCCAGGGCGTCGACCCGATGATCGACTTCCGTGACATCGACACCGTCAGGGAGACGGTCGAGCACTGCAACCGGCTGCCCGTGCACCCGCGCCACCCGTACGCCGGGGAGCTCGTCCACACCGCCTTCTCGGGCACGCACCAGGACGCGATCAGCAAGGGACTGGCCCGGCACGCCGAGCTGGCCCGGGAGCTGGGCGTGCCCGAGCGGCGGGCGCCCTGGTCGGTGCCGTACCTGCCGATCGACCCGGCCGACGTGGGCCGCTCCTACGAGGCGGTGATCCGCGTCAACTCGCAGTCGGGCAAGGGCGGCACGGCCTATCTGCTGCGCACCCACCACGGCGTCGACCTCCCCGCGCGCATGCGGCCGGACTTCTCCCGGACCGTGCAGGAGGCGACGGACGACAGCGGGCGGGAGATGACGGCGAAGGAGCTGTACGCGCTGTTCCGGGCGACGTATCTGGTGGAGGACGGGGAGGTGGCGCTGGAGGCCTGGTCCGTGCACCGGGACGAGGCCGGCGGCCATCGCTTCGTGTGCACGCTGCGCACCGGCGACCGTACCGGCGACTACGAGGGCACCGGCACCGGCCCGGTCTCCGCGTTCGTCGACGCGCTGGCCGGCGCCGGGATCACCGTCGACGTCCTCGACTTCTGCGAGCGGACCGGCGACGAGGGCACCGACGCCTTCGCCGAGTGCCGAGCCGGGGGCAGGACGAGCTGGGGCGCGGGCCGGGACTCCTCGGCCCTGGGCGCCTCGGTCCGGGCGGTGCTGTCCGCGGTGAACAGGGCGCTGCGGTGA
- a CDS encoding ABC transporter ATP-binding protein — protein sequence MTPVVLRAEDVHVVRDGRPILQEVSLTVRAGEHWALLGANGAGKSTLLRLLGALVHPTRGSVEVLGHRLGRVDLRELRAHVGHVDPRHPLTSPLPVRDVVLTGLTNSVEPLPRWLPAPEQRERADRLIRTLGLAEHREARWPTLSQGQRGRALIARALMPEPRLLLLDEPATGLDLPGREQLIGALGELRREHPHLATVLVTHHLEELPAHTTHALLLREGRPLAGGPVAGVLTADQLGKCFDLPLVLERHDGRWSVRTARRA from the coding sequence GTGACGCCGGTCGTCCTGCGCGCCGAGGACGTCCACGTCGTACGCGACGGCCGGCCGATCCTTCAGGAGGTGTCGCTGACCGTCCGGGCCGGTGAGCACTGGGCGCTGCTCGGCGCGAACGGCGCGGGCAAGTCGACCCTGCTCCGCCTGCTCGGCGCGCTCGTGCACCCGACCCGGGGCTCCGTGGAGGTGCTGGGCCACCGGCTGGGCCGGGTCGACCTGCGGGAGCTGCGCGCGCACGTCGGGCATGTCGACCCGCGGCATCCGCTCACCTCGCCGCTGCCGGTACGGGACGTCGTCCTGACCGGCCTGACCAACTCGGTGGAGCCGCTGCCCCGGTGGCTTCCGGCGCCGGAGCAGCGGGAGCGGGCGGACCGGCTGATCCGGACGCTGGGGCTGGCCGAGCACCGTGAGGCGCGCTGGCCCACACTCTCCCAGGGGCAGCGCGGCCGGGCCCTGATCGCCCGGGCCCTCATGCCCGAGCCCCGGCTGCTGCTCCTGGACGAGCCGGCCACCGGCCTGGACCTGCCGGGCCGGGAGCAGCTGATCGGGGCGCTCGGGGAGCTGCGCCGGGAGCATCCGCACCTGGCGACGGTCCTGGTCACCCACCACCTGGAGGAGCTGCCTGCCCACACCACGCACGCCCTGCTGCTGCGCGAGGGGCGTCCGCTGGCGGGCGGCCCGGTCGCCGGAGTGCTGACCGCCGACCAGCTCGGCAAGTGCTTCGACCTGCCACTGGTGCTGGAGCGGCACGACGGCCGCTGGAGCGTGCGCACGGCTCGGCGGGCATGA